The genomic stretch gaaatcaattaaaaaaatttaattattatttaatttaattttttaagatATACTATATTTtaagaaatcaaataaaattacaatttaaatacttttaattaattttaataatttaagaaTCAAATTATTCAATTGATTAGTTACatcaattttaatttgatttatttgatgagaATGGGAAAAAGAGATTTATCAAAAAGAATTTTGCTGCCAAAACATTCAGAAACACCGTCGCTACTTGTAGTTGATTCGAATCCAAAGCCAAAACACGAACCCTAGCGCGTCTTCTCCATCTCCAGGTATTCATTCATTCATGTTTATTGTATTTTGGCTCGATTTGCTTGCTTTTTCATTCAATTCACTTGTTCTTGTTATGGTTGCGCTGGAAATCCGAATTCGcgaatcaaatcaaaatggaTATTAATGTATTTTGCTATGTTTTAGATTTAACAAAAAAATTGGAATGGTGGACGGCGGTAGAATCAAGCTGAAAACATGGCAGCAAGCAGCGGTGGCATTTGGTTCGGCCGTCGGAGCGCTTTTGAATCCACGTAGAGCTGATTTGATAGCTGCTCTTGGTGAAACAACTGGAAAACCTGCCTttgaaagggttcttcaaaggaTGAAATCTTCCCCTGAAGGAAGGGTCGGTAATCATTTCTCATTACCTCTTTCGCTATTTTCATTGCTCATTATGTTGTGATACCatcttcttgttcttgttgttgaggTTAAATGTTGAGTGCTTTTTCTTATATAATATTGTTTAACAGGCAGTACTGTTGGAGCGCCCTCGTGTTGTATCGGCAAATGTAGGACATGCTTGGGACCTGCCAGAAAATACATTTGGTGCTGCCTATGCTAGATTTATGGGATCCAGGAACTTTTCACCAGACGATCGACCTCCTGTGCGGTTCATGGATACAGATGAGCTGGCCTACGTTGCAATGCGAGCTCGTGAGGTTCATGACTTCTGGCATACCCTTTTTGACCTTCCTACTAACTTGATTGGGGAGTCAGCGCTGAAAGTAATCGAGTTTCAACAGATGTATCTTCCTATGTGCATGATGTCTGTTGTAGGGGGCACAGCAAGATTCAGTGATAAACAGAGAAAACTGTTTTTTCAGCACTACTTCCCATGGGCTCTTCGTGCCGGAACACAATGCAATGATCTAATGTGTGTGTATTATGAGCAGCATTTTCATGAAGATTTAGAAGATGTTCGCAGAAAACTGGGAATTGTTCCGGTCCCTGCTGTTCCTTGACTGAATGCTTTCCGAGCTGATGAGTTGTACTTATTCAGTGCGCGATCAATT from Vicia villosa cultivar HV-30 ecotype Madison, WI unplaced genomic scaffold, Vvil1.0 ctg.000010F_1_1, whole genome shotgun sequence encodes the following:
- the LOC131621719 gene encoding ubiquinone biosynthesis protein COQ4 homolog, mitochondrial-like; the protein is MVDGGRIKLKTWQQAAVAFGSAVGALLNPRRADLIAALGETTGKPAFERVLQRMKSSPEGRAVLLERPRVVSANVGHAWDLPENTFGAAYARFMGSRNFSPDDRPPVRFMDTDELAYVAMRAREVHDFWHTLFDLPTNLIGESALKVIEFQQMYLPMCMMSVVGGTARFSDKQRKLFFQHYFPWALRAGTQCNDLMCVYYEQHFHEDLEDVRRKLGIVPVPAVP